Proteins found in one Ctenopharyngodon idella isolate HZGC_01 chromosome 16, HZGC01, whole genome shotgun sequence genomic segment:
- the LOC127496892 gene encoding C-C chemokine receptor type 2, whose product MAEDPGPADVTESYEDYYNSQDDMSGTPCNNGNTKAFSEVFLPTLYSIVFIIGFIGNSLVVWVLIRYRQKSNMTDVCLFNLALSDLLFLVSLPFWAHGAIDEWIFGKFMCHTITGLFMIGLYGSIFFMVLMTLDRYVVIVHAHSIFSRNRSSKMGLILASFVWILSLLASLPSIIFAKEDNKTSVKTSCGSDFPEGTAWMSFTYLQMNFLSLIIPLIIMSFCYSRIIPTLLSIKSQKRHKVIRLILAVVAVYFLFWTPYNIVMFLMFLQRKGYLFSCEFHSNLSLAMQWVETIALSHCCLNPIIYAFAGQKFRRAVLKVLKEQFPLCFSQCTNFSRQLSERKSSVFSRSSEYSSTQIA is encoded by the exons ATGGCAGAGGACCCAGGGCCTGCGGATG TGACAGAAAGCTATGAAGACTACTATAATAGCCAAGATGACATGTCCGGAACACCATGCAATAATGGCAACACAAAGGCCTTCAGTGAAGTTTTCCTCCCCACCCTGTACAGCATAGTTTTCATCATTGGCTTCATTGGAAACAGCCTGGTAGTGTGGGTCCTGATCAGATACCGTCAAAAATCCAATATGACAGATGTGTGCCTCTTCAACCTAGCCCTATCTGACCTACTCTTTCTTGTGTCACTCCCTTTTTGGGCTCATGGTGCCATAGATGAGTGGATTTTCGGCAAATTCATGTGTCATACCATAACAGGTCTCTTCATGATAGGTCTCTATGGCAGCATCTTCTTCATGGTCCTTATGACACTGGATCGCTATGTCGTCATCGTCCATGCCCACAGTATCTTTTCCAGAAATCGGTCTTCAAAAATGGGTTTGATTCTCGCCTCATTTGTATGGATACTCAGTCTGCTTGCATCCCTCCCTAGTATTATTTTTGCCAAAGAGGATAATAAGACAAGCGTCAAAACATCCTGTGGATCAGATTTTCCTGAAGGTACAGCCTGGATGTCATTTACTTACCTTCAGATGAACTTCCTGAGCTTGATTATCCCTCTGATTATTATGAGCTTTTGCTATTCCCGGATCATCCCCACTCTGCTCagcataaaatcacaaaaaaggCACAAAGTCATCAGACTCATCCTGGCTGTGGTGGCAGTTTATTTCCTCTTCTGGACTCCATACAACATTGTCATGTTTCTCATGTTCCTGCAGAGGAAAGGTTACTTGTTTTCTTGCGAATTTCATAGTAATTTGAGCCTTGCCATGCAGTGGGTGGAAACTATCGCCTTAAGCCACTGTTGCCTCAACCCTATCATCTATGCCTTTGCCGGACAGAAGTTCAGAAGAGCAGTTCTTAAAGTcctaaaagagcagtttcctttGTGCTTCAGCCAATGTACAAATTTCTCTCGACAGTTATCTGAACGCAAAAGCTCAGTCTTCTCCAGATCTTCTGAATATTCCTCCACTCAAATTGCATAG
- the si:cabz01093077.1 gene encoding C-C chemokine receptor type 4, with translation MTESYNDRMETTYDYYEVESPCSIDNSHQSSSIKAAIFYIVFVLGLVGNITVLWVLLKKMHVKNMTNLCLLNLALSDLLMVLSLPSWALYAQGHFLKANEMCKAMAGTYQVGFYSGILFVTLMSVDRYLVIVHAVAVLGAKTLRYGIVASLIIWMVSICAALPEAIFAAMVTEDKITSCQRVYPAGSAQKWKLFRNFGENAVGLFISLPIITYCYIRVLKVVKKTKNSKKDRAIKLILGIVIVFVVFWVPYNVVVFLKTLQEFGMLSSCNAVGNVNIAMGWTETIALTHCSVNPVIYAFVGEKFRKCLISVFSRYLLCAKTYQSTSTQSKVSENETSNTAIFFTSPTKTTQV, from the exons ATGACTGAATCTTATAACGACAg GATGGAAACAACATATGATTACTACGAAGTGGAAAGCCCATGCAGTATTGATAATTCACACCAGAGTTCAAGCATCAAGGCAGCCATTTTCTACATAGTTTTTGTGCTTGGCCTTGTTGGCAACATCACCGTCTTATGGGTCCtcttgaaaaaaatgcatgttaaaaaTATGACAAATCTCTGCCTGCTAAATCTGGCCCTGTCAGACCTACTAATGGTTCTCTCACTGCCCTCCTGGGCTCTCTATGCTCAGGGCCACTTCTTAAAAGCCAACGAAATGTGTAAGGCTATGGCAGGTACATACCAAGTGGGATTTTACAGTGGGATCTTATTCGTGACCCTGATGAGCGTGGATCGCTATCTGGTCATCGTACATGCCGTTGCGGTGTTGGGAGCAAAGACGCTGCGTTATGGAATTGTGGCGAGTCTCATTATATGGATGGTTTCGATCTGTGCCGCCCTTCCAGAGGCCATCTTTGCAGCAATGGTCACAGAGGACAAGATCACCAGCTGTCAGCGAGTTTATCCTGCTGGGTCGGCCCAGAAGTGGAAGCTTTTCCGTAACTTTGGTGAAAATGCAGTTGGACTGTTCATCTCTTTGCCCATTATAACCTACTGCTACATCAGAGTCCTAAAGGTTGTGAAGAAGACAAAAAACTCAAAAAAGGATCGGGCAATAAAGCTCATCTTAGGCATTGTCATTGTGTTTGTGGTTTTCTGGGTGCCTTACAACGTGGTGGTGTTTCTGAAAACCTTGCAGGAATTTGGCATGCTATCTAGCTGTAATGCTGTTGGTAATGTCAACATAGCCATGGGGTGGACAGAGACAATCGCGCTCACACACTGCTCTGTAAATCCGGTGATTTATGCTTTTGTTGGAGAAAAGTTCAGGAAATGCCTTATAAGTGTGTTTTCAAGATATCTTCTATGTGCGAAGACCTACCAGTCAACATCTACGCAATCAAAAGTTTCAGAGAATGAAACTTCCAACacagcaattttttttacatctccCACCAAAACTACACaagtttaa